In the genome of Acidobacteriota bacterium, the window AAGTCGTCGTGAAACTGCGGGTCGGTGGGCGGCAGGCCGCGACCGACGAAGGGTGTACTGCCCGGGCAGCAGGAACACCATCTTGACGATGCTCGGATCGATGCTGCGGACGCCGACGATGTGGTCCAGACTGCCCACGATGGTGCCGTCCACGGTCGTGTAGTCGGCGATGGTCGGCGTATCAGGCGCGCTCTTGTCGGGCATGGCGCCGGGCGTGAGCTGCAACAGGTCAGAGATGTTCTGCCGCGGTCCGGGCAGGTTCTGGATATCCTGCGAAGTCACGGTCGTCACCGTTTGGGCCTGCGAGTTGTCGACCAGCGTGGTCTCGACCGTCACCGTCGTTCCCAGGACGCCGATCACGGCGGTGGGAGTGCGCACCTGGAAGCTGCCTCCGTTCTTGCGGATGGGAACCACGTTGGCGCGCGCTTTGCCGTACAGCATCTCGACCAGCGTCTGATTGGACTGCGTGTCGTGCTTCACCACGCGCAGCTCGCTGTGCGCGCCGATGGAGAGCATGGAACCGTCGTCGAGCGCCACGCGCATGCGTCCCTGATCGTTGGTGCGCAGGATGTCGTTCCACTGCACTAGGTCGGCTTGCTTCGCCTCGCTCGAGTTGGACCCGCGCGCGATGAACCCCGCGGGCAGCAAGCGGTCGACCTTGCCGGCGGACTGCGCGAACATCGCGGCGGAGGCGGCGAGCAGTGTCAATGCAAGCAGCAGGAGTGAAAGAGAGAAGCGACGCATCGAGCCCTCCCGGGTTACGGACAAAAGAGAAGCGCAATCGTATGAAGGTCGCCGGTGCCGGTCAATCCAAATCTCTGCGGCGAGTCGAAGGCGGCTAGTCAAAGCCCAGAAACACCGGCTCGGGATGCAGCTCGATCTCCCATGTCCCACGGACGCGCTGTTGCACCTCGTCCTTCAGCGCCATGATCTCGCTGGCCTTGGCGCCCCCGCGGTTGACGATGGCCAGAGTGTGCTTCGATGAGATGCCGACGGCGCCGAGTGTGTATCCCTTTTGAAAGCCGGACTGCTCCACCAGCCACGCGGCGGAGAGCTTGGTGCCTTCCGGCGTGGCGAAGCGCGGCGGGGTGAGCCCGCGCGCGGCGGCGAGCTGCTGGATGCGCGCGTCCATTGCCGCGTCCACGATGGGGTTCTTGAAGAACGAGCCGGCGCTGCGGCAATCCGGATCGCCCTCCATGATGAGCATGGCTTTGGAATGGCGGATCTGCCGGACGGCGTCACGCACGGCGGCGAGCGAGGGTGTTCCACCCGTTCCGGAGAAATGCTTTTTCAGGTCGGCGTACTCGATGGTGGGCGCGCCGCCGGGCAGGAGCGCGAATGCGACCTGCAACACGATGAAGCGGCCGCGCTCGCTGGTGTTGAAGATGGAGGTGCGATACCCAAAGCCGCACGCTTCCGCGCAGATATCGCGGATCACGCCGCGCTGCAGGTCGAAGACCTGGACGGAGGTGATGGTGTCCGCTACCTCTTGTCCGTAAGCGCCCACGTTCTGCACCGGGGTTCCGCCGACGGTGCCGGGGATGCCGCTCAGACATTCGATGCCGGCGGCATCGCGCGCCACGGCGTGCGCGACGAGCGCGTCCCACTCCACGCCGGCGCCCGCTTCGAAAACGCGCTTGCCGTCTTCCATGCGGTCGGCCATGCCGCCGATGGCGATCTTCAGCACCAGTCCGCGATAACCCTCATCGGCGACCACCAGGTTGCTGCCGCCGCCCAGTACGAACAGCCGCCAGTTGTTGGCGCGCGCCAGGTTCACCCCCTGCAACACTTCTTCGGCGCTGCGCGCTTCCGCGAACCAGCGCGCTGGGCCACCCACGCGGAGCGTGGTCAAAGGCGCGAGCGGGATGTTTTCCTGGACTTGCATCAAGAGAAGCCTAGCGCGCCGGCGGCCCTTCCCGGAGAGAAATCATCGCTGCGTCATTGCTGCGGCTGCGGTGGCGGCTTGCGCAGCATGAAATTCTTGATGGCGATCTGCCGCGGCTCCCGACCTACCGGGATCATTGTCAGCAGCACCGGGATGTTGGTGGACGCCACGCGGGTGCGCACCACCGCCACATCGCCGGCGGCGGTGTCGCAAACTAAGAGATAGGTTTGGCTGGGAGTGAGCGCGAGCGCGTCCGGCTTCGAGCCCACCTGCACCGAGGCTGCGACCTTGCCATTGTCGATGGCGTAGACGGCGACCGAGTCCGATCCGAAATTGCTGACGTAGAGTCGCAGGTTGTCGCTGCTCACCACGCCACGTACCGGCTTCTGTCCGATCAGGTAAGTCGCGCCCACCTCGTTGGTCTGCGTGTTGATATCGGAGATGGACTGCGAGTCGAAGTTCTGGACGAAGAGCTGTCCGCCATCGGGCTTGAGCGTGAGCCCGATGGGGGACTTACCCACATCGAGCAGCGTCAGCACGGTGGCGTTCTTCAAGTCGATGGCCGCGACCTGGTTCGACTGCGAGCACGAGATGAAGGCCTTCGCCGAGTCCGGCAGGATGGCGATCTGTTCCGGCGCGGGACACACCGGCACGGTCGCGCGCACCGTCAGTTTGGCAGCGTCGATGAGCGAGACGGAGTTGCCGTCGCGATTCGTCACGACGACGGTCGCGCCATCCGGCGAGACGCGCGCCAGTCCTGGCTTTGCCCCAACCGAGATGGTCGCGATCACCGCGTGCTGGTCGAGGTCGAGCACGCTGACGTTCGCCGAGCCCGAGTTCGCAACATAGGCGCGCTTGCCATCCGCGGAAACGTCGATGAAGTATGGATGTCCGTGGACGCCGATGGTAAAAGTCACCGCGTTGGTCTCGGCGTCGAGCACGCTCACGTTAGCGGATTCCGAATTGACCACGTAGACCTCGTTCTTCTTCGGATTCACCGCTACCCCGGTCGGGCTCTTGCCCACCGCAACGCTCTTCTCCAGGCGGAAGTGCAGCAGGTCGATCACGCTCACCGTGTCGCTCGCGCCGTTGGTCACGTATGCGTACTCGCGATAGGCGGGTGGATAGCTGGGCAGCTTGGGGTCGCAGGCAGCGAGGAGGAAGGCCAAGATCAGCAGCACGCCGAATCTCAGAACCCTCTTGGCAATACATTCCGAGGCCGAAGGCCGAGGAAGCCCTACCTCACCAAACATTTTCGGCGGGATAGTGTTCCCTCGCTGCGCTCGGGATGTATTCATAGGCTGCCGGCGAAGAGCAGCATCAGCGTCCTACCGCGACGGCCTGCGGCGCGGGCGCGCTGCGATGCACCACCCCGGCGATCTGTCGCACCTCGGCCATCAGCGCGTCAAACTGGTCGGGATAGATGGATTGCGGTCCGTCGGAAAGCGCGTGGTCGGGATCGTGATGCACTTCCACGATCAGCCCGTCCGCGCCCACCGCCACGGCGGCGCGCGAGAGGGGCAGCACCTTATTGCGTTTGCCGGTGCCATGGCTCGGGTCCACGACGATCGGCAAGTGGCTCAGCCGCTGCACCGCCGGCACCAGCGAGAGGTCGAGCGTGTTGCGGGTGTGGTCGGCGAAAGTGCGCACCCCACGCTCGCACAGGATCACGTTATAGTTGCCCTCGGCCATGATGTACTCGGCCGCCATCAGGAACTCTTCCAGCGTGGCCGACATGCCGCGCTTGAGCAGCACTGGCTTTTTCGCGCGTCCGGCTTTCTTGAGCAGCGAAAAGTTCTGCATGTTGCGCGCGCCGATCTGGACGACGTCCGCGTACTCCTCCACCAGGTCGAGCGATTCGTGGTCGATGGCTTCGGTCACGACCACCATGCCGAACTTGTCGCGGATCTCGGCCATGATGCGCAGGCCCTCCTCACCCAGTCCCTGAAACGAATAAGGAGAGGTGCGCGGCTTGTAAGCGCCGCCGCGAAAGAATTTTGCCCCTGACCGGCGGACGCGCTCGGCGATGGCGAACGCCTGCTCGCGGCTCTCGATGGCGCACGGTCCGGCGATGATGGCCAGCTCCTTGCCGCCGATGGAGGCATCCTGCGCGGGGAAGCGGATGATGGTGTTGTCTTCTTTTATGTCCCGGCTGACGAGCTTGTAAGGCTTGGAGACGCGGATGACCTCGCCGACCCCGGACATGTCGTCGAACACGCCCGTCTCGACCGCGCCCTGGTTGCCGGTGATGCCGATGGCAGTACGTTGCGCGCCCGGGATAGGGTGCGGCTTGAGGCCGAGGGAAGAGACTTTGTCGCAGACCGCGCGCACCTGTTCTTCGGTGGCATGCGCCTGCATCACGATAAGCATGGGTTCTCCGAGAGTCCCCTAGTTTAGCAAAAGGTTAACGGCACAGGGAGGTGCGGCTCCCACGTTCAAAAAGAGGCAATGCTAGCGGCGCTCATCGTGCTCCTTGTAGACAGCGTGCTTGGCCTCCTGGCTATGCGGCGCATTTCCACGTAAGTATCCCGCAATCTGCCAGTGCAGACCAGCGTGTAAAATCTAAAGATTCAGTCGCAACCGCCGAGCCTCCAGGAAGATGGCCGAAGAGAAGACAATGCGCGAAGAGCTGCTGCGCTACGAGCCGCAGAAGATCGAAGAGAAGTGGTTTGCGCGCTTCGAAGCCGATCCCAAGCTCTACGCCGCCGAGCCCAGCACCTCGAAGCGGAAGAAGTACTACGTGCTCGAGATGCTGCCTTATCCTTCGGGCGTGTTGCACATGGGCCACGTGCGCAACTACTCCATCGGCGACGCGCTCGCGCGCCACATGTGGATGCGCGGCTACAACGTGCTTCATCCCATGGGTTGGGACGCCTTCGGACTGCCCGCCGAGAACGCCGCCATCAAAGCCGAAGTCCATCCCCGGCAGTGGACGCTCTCCAACATCGCGAAAATGAAGGCGCAGATGAAGCGCCTGGGCTACGCCTACGACTGGGCGAAGGAAGTCACCACCTGCCTGCCTGAGTACTACCGATGGAACCAGTGGTTCTTTTTGAAGATGCACGAGCGCGGGCTGGCGTATCGCAAGAAGAGCCGGGTGAACTGGTGTTCGGAGTGCGCGACCGTGCTGGCGAACGAGCAGGTCGTCGGCGGATGCTGCTGGCGCCACGAGACCACGCCGGTCGAGCAGCGCGAGCTGGAGCAGTGGTTTCTTCGGACCACGAAATACGCCGAAGAATTGAATGCCGGGCTCGACGACCTCGAAGGCTGGCCGGAAAAAGTCCGCACCATGCAGCGCAACTGGATCGGACGCAGCGAAGGCACGTACGTGGACTTCGAACTGGAAAGCTCGAATGGCGCCACGCCCGCACGCGCGTCCAACCCGTCCCAGGATGCGGTGGAGACGGCGGCGGGGGCGGAGGGGCCTGCCTTACAACGGGCCCCGGGCGCCAGCAAGATCGCCATCTTCACCACGCGCCTCGACACTATCTATGGTGCTACTGCCGTGGTGCTCGCACCCGAGCATCCGGTGGTCGCGGAGCTCGCCGCGAGCGATGCGGGACTGCGCGCCAAGGCCGACGACCTCGTCGCTGAGCAGCGCAAAGCCAAAGAGTCGGGCGACCTCGGCGCGGTGGAGAAGCACGCCGTCCCGACCGGACGCTTCGCTATCAA includes:
- a CDS encoding FecR domain-containing protein, giving the protein MRRFSLSLLLLALTLLAASAAMFAQSAGKVDRLLPAGFIARGSNSSEAKQADLVQWNDILRTNDQGRMRVALDDGSMLSIGAHSELRVVKHDTQSNQTLVEMLYGKARANVVPIRKNGGSFQVRTPTAVIGVLGTTVTVETTLVDNSQAQTVTTVTSQDIQNLPGPRQNISDLLQLTPGAMPDKSAPDTPTIADYTTVDGTIVGSLDHIVGVRSIDPSIVKMVFLLPGQYTLRRSRPAAHRPAVSRRLLRQPKAEDAEATRTLANRLPFSCYHKF
- a CDS encoding UDP-N-acetylmuramate dehydrogenase, whose product is MQVQENIPLAPLTTLRVGGPARWFAEARSAEEVLQGVNLARANNWRLFVLGGGSNLVVADEGYRGLVLKIAIGGMADRMEDGKRVFEAGAGVEWDALVAHAVARDAAGIECLSGIPGTVGGTPVQNVGAYGQEVADTITSVQVFDLQRGVIRDICAEACGFGYRTSIFNTSERGRFIVLQVAFALLPGGAPTIEYADLKKHFSGTGGTPSLAAVRDAVRQIRHSKAMLIMEGDPDCRSAGSFFKNPIVDAAMDARIQQLAAARGLTPPRFATPEGTKLSAAWLVEQSGFQKGYTLGAVGISSKHTLAIVNRGGAKASEIMALKDEVQQRVRGTWEIELHPEPVFLGFD
- a CDS encoding beta-propeller fold lactonase family protein produces the protein MLLILAFLLAACDPKLPSYPPAYREYAYVTNGASDTVSVIDLLHFRLEKSVAVGKSPTGVAVNPKKNEVYVVNSESANVSVLDAETNAVTFTIGVHGHPYFIDVSADGKRAYVANSGSANVSVLDLDQHAVIATISVGAKPGLARVSPDGATVVVTNRDGNSVSLIDAAKLTVRATVPVCPAPEQIAILPDSAKAFISCSQSNQVAAIDLKNATVLTLLDVGKSPIGLTLKPDGGQLFVQNFDSQSISDINTQTNEVGATYLIGQKPVRGVVSSDNLRLYVSNFGSDSVAVYAIDNGKVAASVQVGSKPDALALTPSQTYLLVCDTAAGDVAVVRTRVASTNIPVLLTMIPVGREPRQIAIKNFMLRKPPPQPQQ
- the aroF gene encoding 3-deoxy-7-phosphoheptulonate synthase; this translates as MLIVMQAHATEEQVRAVCDKVSSLGLKPHPIPGAQRTAIGITGNQGAVETGVFDDMSGVGEVIRVSKPYKLVSRDIKEDNTIIRFPAQDASIGGKELAIIAGPCAIESREQAFAIAERVRRSGAKFFRGGAYKPRTSPYSFQGLGEEGLRIMAEIRDKFGMVVVTEAIDHESLDLVEEYADVVQIGARNMQNFSLLKKAGRAKKPVLLKRGMSATLEEFLMAAEYIMAEGNYNVILCERGVRTFADHTRNTLDLSLVPAVQRLSHLPIVVDPSHGTGKRNKVLPLSRAAVAVGADGLIVEVHHDPDHALSDGPQSIYPDQFDALMAEVRQIAGVVHRSAPAPQAVAVGR